The following are encoded in a window of Roseimaritima ulvae genomic DNA:
- a CDS encoding UTP--glucose-1-phosphate uridylyltransferase, with protein MSSSQTIDIDSLRTRLARYEQSHLLQFWDHLSATEQQRLHDQLTAIDFDQLATLVAGKADEIDFAALAARSTTPPAVNANGSGAAWTQAEAEEKGRQALAAGQVGAVIVAGGQGTRLGFDKPKGMFPIGPLSERTLFQIFADRLLAIGDAFGVSIPLYLMTSPATHEETVAYWEENHWLGMSPDDVHVFCQGTMPAVDQRSGKVLLADKGEVALSPDGHGGTVAALKNSGCLEDARRRGIRYLSYGQVDNPLVYLCDPGLIGHHIAADSEMTTQVVRKRYPTEKVGNVVLADDQVQIIEYSDLPEQAAHQTDESGELKLWAGSIAVHVCDVDFLERMSSQADALPFHRANKKVPYVDEHGDEVSPSEPNAIKFERFIFDLLPAAKNAFVVEGRPEEIFAPVKNADGAPADTPELARQAIVDQARRRLQEAGVEVAEGVQVEINPRFAVDVGTLRAKLAGQPKIDRDTYLQ; from the coding sequence ATGTCTTCTTCGCAAACTATTGATATCGATTCGCTGCGAACTCGCTTGGCTCGTTACGAGCAGTCGCATCTGTTGCAGTTCTGGGATCATTTGTCGGCGACCGAGCAGCAGCGTTTGCACGACCAATTAACGGCCATCGACTTTGACCAGCTGGCCACGTTGGTGGCGGGCAAAGCGGACGAGATTGATTTTGCCGCTTTGGCCGCTCGCAGCACCACGCCGCCGGCCGTTAACGCCAACGGGTCGGGAGCCGCTTGGACGCAGGCCGAAGCCGAAGAAAAAGGACGCCAAGCACTGGCGGCGGGCCAGGTCGGCGCGGTAATCGTGGCCGGCGGTCAGGGCACGCGATTGGGGTTTGATAAACCCAAGGGAATGTTTCCGATCGGGCCCTTGTCCGAACGCACGCTGTTCCAGATCTTTGCCGACCGGCTGTTGGCGATCGGCGACGCGTTTGGCGTTTCGATTCCGCTGTACCTGATGACCAGTCCGGCGACGCACGAAGAAACGGTCGCCTACTGGGAAGAAAATCACTGGTTGGGTATGTCTCCCGATGACGTGCACGTGTTCTGCCAAGGCACGATGCCGGCGGTGGATCAGCGCTCGGGCAAGGTGCTGCTGGCCGACAAGGGCGAAGTCGCACTCAGCCCCGACGGCCACGGCGGCACGGTTGCGGCGCTGAAGAATTCGGGCTGTCTTGAGGACGCTCGCCGCCGCGGGATCCGTTACCTGTCCTACGGGCAGGTCGATAACCCGTTGGTGTACCTGTGCGATCCCGGTCTGATCGGGCACCACATCGCGGCCGACAGTGAAATGACCACGCAGGTCGTCCGCAAACGTTATCCCACCGAAAAGGTGGGTAACGTGGTGCTGGCCGATGACCAAGTGCAGATTATCGAATACAGCGACCTGCCCGAGCAGGCGGCTCATCAGACCGACGAATCCGGCGAATTGAAGTTGTGGGCGGGCAGCATCGCGGTGCATGTGTGCGATGTCGATTTCCTGGAACGAATGAGCTCCCAGGCCGATGCCCTGCCCTTCCATCGCGCCAATAAAAAGGTGCCGTACGTCGACGAGCATGGTGACGAGGTTTCGCCATCGGAACCCAATGCGATCAAGTTCGAACGCTTTATCTTCGACTTGCTGCCGGCGGCCAAGAACGCGTTTGTGGTCGAAGGCCGACCGGAAGAGATTTTTGCACCGGTGAAAAACGCTGATGGAGCTCCGGCCGATACGCCCGAACTGGCTCGGCAAGCCATCGTCGACCAGGCTCGCCGCCGTTTGCAAGAGGCCGGCGTGGAAGTGGCCGAAGGCGTGCAGGTGGAAATCAATCCCCGCTTCGCCGTCGACGTCGGCACGCTGCGAGCCAAGCTGGCCGGCCAGCCAAAGATCGATCGCGATACCTACCTGCAGTAG
- a CDS encoding LL-diaminopimelate aminotransferase encodes MSTTEQPTSETADPYFQQLFADRIGGANYGKGTAIYKFEKIKRAKRKALADHPQRELLDFGIGENDSMAAPQVRKTMEAEVNKPENRGYADNGVAEYKAAAARFMQRQFGVQLDPETQINHCIGSKPAYAMLPACFINPGDITMMTVPGYPVAGTHTQYYGGEVFKLPLLAENGFLPDLDKVPDDIYRRTKMLVLNYPNSPTGRTAPAEFFEKVVALAKEKQFIVVHDAAHIMLTFDGQPRSFLQTPGAMDVGVEVHSMSKGYDMIGWRMGWVCGHPQIVRAFADVKDNSDSGQFIATQIAAAAALDDDSIPAAINAKYRRRAEKLVAVLKDCGFQCEMPGGTYFIYTAAPKGTVDGVEFPAAEDATRHLIEQHGIVTVPWDDAGPFLRFSVTYVAADEAAEDALMEETRQRLSAAKLRF; translated from the coding sequence ATGTCCACGACTGAACAGCCCACCAGCGAAACCGCTGATCCCTATTTCCAGCAACTGTTTGCCGATCGCATCGGCGGTGCCAATTACGGTAAAGGCACGGCGATCTACAAATTTGAAAAGATCAAACGCGCCAAACGCAAGGCTCTGGCCGACCATCCGCAGCGTGAATTGCTGGACTTCGGCATCGGCGAAAACGACTCCATGGCCGCCCCCCAAGTCCGTAAGACGATGGAAGCGGAAGTCAACAAACCCGAAAACCGCGGCTACGCCGACAATGGTGTGGCGGAATACAAAGCCGCCGCAGCGCGCTTCATGCAACGCCAGTTTGGCGTCCAGCTGGACCCCGAAACCCAGATCAACCACTGCATCGGCAGCAAGCCGGCTTACGCCATGCTGCCGGCCTGTTTCATCAATCCCGGCGACATCACGATGATGACCGTGCCCGGCTACCCGGTCGCCGGCACGCATACGCAGTACTACGGCGGCGAAGTTTTCAAATTGCCGCTGCTGGCCGAAAACGGTTTTCTGCCCGATTTGGACAAGGTCCCCGACGACATCTACCGCCGCACCAAGATGCTGGTGTTGAACTATCCCAACAGCCCCACCGGCCGCACGGCGCCGGCGGAGTTCTTTGAGAAAGTCGTGGCGCTGGCCAAAGAGAAACAGTTTATCGTCGTCCACGACGCGGCCCATATCATGCTGACCTTTGATGGCCAGCCACGCAGCTTTCTGCAGACGCCCGGTGCCATGGACGTGGGCGTCGAAGTCCACTCGATGAGCAAGGGCTACGACATGATCGGCTGGCGAATGGGCTGGGTCTGCGGGCACCCGCAAATCGTCCGCGCCTTTGCCGACGTCAAGGACAACAGCGACAGTGGTCAGTTCATCGCCACGCAAATCGCCGCCGCCGCGGCCTTGGACGATGATTCCATCCCGGCCGCGATCAACGCCAAGTACCGTCGCCGTGCGGAAAAGCTGGTCGCCGTGCTGAAAGACTGTGGCTTCCAATGTGAAATGCCCGGCGGCACGTATTTCATCTACACCGCCGCCCCCAAGGGCACCGTCGACGGTGTGGAATTCCCGGCAGCCGAAGACGCCACGCGGCACTTGATCGAACAGCACGGCATCGTGACCGTGCCCTGGGACGATGCGGGCCCGTTCCTGCGGTTTAGCGTCACCTATGTGGCCGCCGATGAAGCCGCCGAAGACGCTTTGATGGAAGAAACCCGCCAGCGGTTGTCGGCCGCCAAACTGCGGTTCTAA
- a CDS encoding replication-associated recombination protein A: MSLFAQSEAENLRGAMPLAARMRPQRLDDLVGQQHILGPGKLLRRMIDAGRLGSIILFGPPGTGKTTVANLLASETAGAFRELSAVTSGVKDVREVMQWARDCVAAGDARPILFIDEIHRFSKSQQDVLLPDVEAGIVTLVGATTANPFFSVNAALLSRSQLFQLESLTSEEISQLLRRAIADSKNGLGYLKIKADDEAIEFLSKVCEGDARRALTALEIAVLSDRGEGTIHLTESLVRESVQQKQVGYDGTGDDHYDVASALIKSIRGSDVDAAMYWLARMLEGGEDIRFICRRLVILASEDIGNADPQALSLAVAAMQACEFVGLPECQLTLSQCVAYLACAPKSNAATTAIGAARKDVREGQILPVPMHLRDGHYKGAEKLGHGDGYQYSHNEADGIAAQDYLGVDRVYYEPTDRGFEADLQNRLKTIRQRLKG; the protein is encoded by the coding sequence GCATGATCGATGCCGGGCGACTGGGGTCGATCATCCTGTTTGGACCTCCGGGAACCGGAAAAACCACGGTCGCCAATTTGCTGGCCAGCGAAACCGCGGGAGCCTTTCGTGAGCTTAGCGCGGTGACCAGCGGCGTCAAGGATGTCCGCGAAGTCATGCAGTGGGCCCGCGATTGTGTGGCGGCCGGGGACGCTCGACCGATTTTGTTTATCGACGAAATTCACCGCTTCTCCAAGTCGCAGCAGGACGTGCTGTTGCCGGATGTGGAAGCTGGGATCGTGACGTTGGTCGGCGCCACCACGGCCAACCCCTTCTTCTCCGTCAACGCGGCGCTGCTCAGTCGCAGTCAGTTGTTCCAGTTGGAATCGTTGACCAGCGAAGAAATCTCGCAGCTTCTGCGGCGTGCGATCGCCGACAGCAAAAACGGCTTGGGGTATCTGAAAATCAAGGCCGACGACGAGGCCATCGAGTTTCTGTCGAAAGTCTGCGAAGGCGACGCTCGCCGGGCACTGACGGCCCTGGAAATCGCCGTGCTGAGCGATCGCGGAGAGGGCACGATCCATTTGACTGAATCGCTGGTCCGCGAATCGGTGCAACAAAAGCAAGTTGGCTATGACGGCACCGGCGACGATCACTACGACGTCGCCAGTGCGCTGATCAAAAGCATCCGTGGCAGCGATGTGGACGCGGCCATGTACTGGCTGGCGCGGATGCTCGAAGGCGGCGAAGACATTCGTTTTATCTGTCGGCGGCTGGTGATCTTGGCCAGCGAAGACATCGGCAACGCCGACCCACAAGCGTTGTCGTTGGCCGTCGCCGCCATGCAGGCTTGCGAATTCGTGGGGTTGCCCGAATGCCAATTAACGCTCAGTCAATGTGTGGCCTATCTGGCGTGTGCGCCGAAAAGCAACGCCGCCACGACAGCTATCGGAGCCGCTCGCAAAGACGTTCGCGAGGGGCAAATCTTGCCCGTGCCAATGCATCTTCGCGACGGTCACTACAAGGGAGCCGAAAAGTTGGGGCACGGCGACGGCTATCAGTATTCGCACAACGAAGCCGACGGGATCGCCGCACAGGATTACCTGGGCGTCGATCGCGTGTATTACGAACCCACCGATCGAGGTTTCGAAGCCGATCTGCAGAACCGACTAAAAACCATCCGCCAACGCTTAAAGGGTTGA
- a CDS encoding DUF6807 domain-containing protein, whose translation MRSSWLIPLPFALASGLLVATTLTAQQPAPSSGPPQPSRVEPQQGALVVRTGEVEALRYHTATVPAPPELDAIYRRSGYIHPVRTPAGTIVTGDFSPDHAHQHALFGAWVKTEFDGHAVDFWNLHKGTGRVVHKRVVSTTNDDRGAQFVVEHIYQDLTQGDDPVSVLLETWTVHVHPRTGPYHVFDIAVQQRCVSDKPLRLLKYHYGGMALRGHNQWFKTDAIGCQFLTSEGHDRDDGNHTTARWVDMYGSVDGQTVGIAMLSHPSNLRAPQAVRLHPTMPYFCFAPMVQEGFEITPDNPYQARYRYLVHDGPPDVEDIDKHWQAYAKGK comes from the coding sequence CCGCCCCATCCTCCGGCCCTCCACAACCCAGTCGCGTGGAACCGCAGCAGGGGGCGTTGGTGGTTCGCACCGGCGAGGTCGAAGCATTGCGTTACCACACGGCCACGGTTCCCGCGCCACCGGAGCTCGATGCGATCTATCGGCGGAGCGGCTACATCCACCCCGTCCGCACGCCTGCAGGGACTATCGTCACCGGCGACTTCTCGCCCGACCACGCCCATCAACACGCTCTGTTCGGTGCTTGGGTGAAGACCGAATTTGATGGCCATGCGGTCGATTTCTGGAACCTCCACAAAGGCACCGGCCGCGTCGTGCACAAGCGAGTTGTTTCGACCACCAACGACGATCGCGGCGCGCAGTTTGTCGTCGAACACATCTATCAAGACCTCACGCAAGGCGACGATCCGGTTTCGGTGTTGTTGGAAACCTGGACGGTGCATGTTCACCCGCGGACCGGGCCGTACCACGTGTTCGACATCGCCGTGCAGCAGCGCTGCGTTTCAGACAAACCGCTTCGGCTGTTGAAATACCACTATGGTGGGATGGCGTTGCGAGGCCACAACCAGTGGTTTAAAACGGACGCGATCGGCTGTCAGTTTCTGACCAGCGAAGGGCACGACCGTGACGATGGCAACCACACCACGGCTCGTTGGGTTGATATGTACGGCTCGGTCGACGGCCAGACCGTCGGCATCGCGATGCTCAGCCATCCCAGTAATCTGCGGGCGCCGCAAGCGGTACGGCTGCACCCCACGATGCCGTATTTTTGTTTTGCGCCGATGGTGCAAGAAGGTTTTGAGATCACGCCCGACAACCCCTATCAGGCGCGATATCGATACCTGGTCCACGACGGCCCGCCGGATGTCGAAGACATCGACAAACACTGGCAAGCCTACGCCAAAGGCAAGTAG
- a CDS encoding type 1 glutamine amidotransferase domain-containing protein: MLEQQPLANKRFLMFVGEIYEDLEVWYPKLRLEEAGGSVVMAGPEAEQTYAGKHGYPCRSEAALADMREADFDGLIVPGGFMPDKLRRDAQVLQLVRDFAAAGKCIAAVCHGGWIPISAGVYRGVRVTGSPGIKDDLVNAGAIYEDAEVVVDRHFICSRRPDDLPAFCRQIIKMVAQS; this comes from the coding sequence ATGCTAGAACAGCAGCCCCTGGCCAATAAACGATTTTTAATGTTCGTCGGCGAAATCTACGAGGATCTGGAGGTCTGGTATCCCAAGCTGCGGCTGGAAGAAGCCGGGGGCAGCGTGGTCATGGCGGGCCCGGAAGCAGAGCAGACGTACGCGGGCAAACACGGCTACCCCTGCCGCAGCGAGGCCGCCCTGGCGGACATGCGCGAAGCCGATTTCGACGGCTTGATCGTGCCGGGTGGTTTCATGCCCGACAAACTGCGGCGAGACGCCCAGGTGCTGCAGCTGGTCCGCGACTTTGCCGCCGCCGGCAAGTGCATCGCGGCGGTCTGCCACGGCGGCTGGATCCCGATCTCCGCCGGCGTCTACCGCGGCGTTCGCGTCACCGGCTCGCCCGGCATCAAAGACGACCTGGTCAACGCCGGAGCGATTTACGAAGACGCCGAAGTGGTGGTGGATCGCCATTTTATCTGCAGCCGCCGCCCGGACGACCTGCCGGCCTTCTGCCGCCAGATCATCAAAATGGTCGCCCAGTCCTAG